From Xyrauchen texanus isolate HMW12.3.18 chromosome 9, RBS_HiC_50CHRs, whole genome shotgun sequence, the proteins below share one genomic window:
- the eef1da gene encoding eukaryotic translation elongation factor 1 delta a (guanine nucleotide exchange protein) isoform X1, translating to MENQSGTRVKEQTTKQEQTTIRPHSNDEKRKRTRSFWSENQGSEEKGNATSQAIRGEKIWFNRSIYEQADNAYQSLLSSGCGTPPISSSPKERFPRTLVFRAKRNGGQQYQQEENYTHTRSFNSRERQRGLNHQRSSSEPKTAHKAPNSSRKRVYSESERAPQKRDKITMSGLQGLAQENIWFDKSRYDEAERHFYEVKNGVPQTPQERDASAILQDIAKARQNIQQSLSGVKTALQGNKGHSRPQKTRERKTSQNASKSEDQSELVSRLKSLELDNKNLHKVVDDLRSVLSKLESRMAVLEKSKAPALKTAAVTKAAPAQKPKVEKHNDDDDDDDIDLFGSDEEDEEAERIKAERVKEYSARKAKKPALIAKSSILLDVKPWDDETDMAKLEECVRSIHLDGLLWGASKLVPVGYGIKKLQIGCVVEDDKVGTDILEEEITQFEDYIQSVDIAAFNKI from the exons ATGGAGAACCAAAGCGGGACTCGAGTAAAAGAACAAACTACTAAACAAGAACAGACCACGATCAGGCCACACTCAAATGACGAGAAGAGAAAACGCACTCGTTCGTTCTGGTCTGAAAATCAGGGTTCTGAAGAAAAAGGTAATGCAACCTCCCAGGCGATTAGAGGGGAGAAGATTTGGTTCAACCGCAGCATATATGAGCAAGCCGACAATGCCTATCAATCCTTGTTGAGCTCCGGGTGTGGAACCCCTCCCATTTCATCCTCCccaaaagagcgatttcctcgcACCCTGGTCTTCAGGGCTAAACGGAATGGTGGTCAGCAATATCAACAGGAGGAGAACTACACACATACTCGTTCCTTTAACTCACGGGAACGCCAGCGGGGTTTGAACCACCAGCGTTCATCGTCTGAACCCAAGACTGCTCATAAGGCCCCCAACAGTAGCCGAAAGAGAGTCTACTCTGAGTCTGAACGCGCCCCTCAGAAAAGGGACAA GATCACAATGAGTGGACTTCAGGGACTCGCCCAGGAGAATATCTGGTTTGACAAGTCCAGATATGACGAGGCAGAGAGACACTTTTATGAGGTCAAGAATGGCGTCCCACAGACACCACAG GAGAGAGATGCTAGTGCCATCCTGCAGGACATTGCTAAAGCCAGACAGAATATCCAGCAATCCCTATCCGGA GTGAAGACTGCTCTGCAGGGCAATAAAGGGCACTCACGCCCTCAAAAAACCCGGGAGAGGAAGACC AGTCAGAATGCCAGTAAGTCTGAGGATCAGAGTGAGCTGGTCTCTCGTTTGAAGAGTCTAGAACTAGACAACAAGAATCTGcacaaag TGGTGGATGATCTAAGAAGCGTGCTGTCCAAACTGGAGTCCAGGATGGCTGTGCTGGAAAAGAGCAAAGCACCGGCTCTAAAGACAGCTGCTGTCACCAAG GCTGCTCCCGCCCAGAAGCCCAAGGTTGAGAAgcacaatgatgatgatgatgatgatgatatcgACCTTTTTGGCAGTGATGAGGAAGACGAGGAGGCAGAGCGCATCAAAGCGGAAAGAGTGAAGGAGTACTCCGCGAGGAAGGCCAAAAAACCAGCACTCATCGCCAAATCCTCAATCCTGCTGGATGTCAAACCT TGGGATGATGAGACCGATATGGCCAAGCTGGAAGAGTGTGTACGCTCCATACATCTGGACGGGCTCCTGTGGGGAGCTTCTAAACTGGTTCCTGTCGGCTATGGCATCAAAAAGCTCCAGATCGGCTGTGTGGTTGAAGATGATAAAGTGGGAACAGACATTCTGGAAGAGGAGATCACCCAGTTTGAGGACTAC ATCCAGAGTGTTGATATTGCTGCTTTCAACAAGATCTGA
- the eef1da gene encoding eukaryotic translation elongation factor 1 delta a (guanine nucleotide exchange protein) isoform X3, whose amino-acid sequence MENQSGTRVKEQTTKQEQTTIRPHSNDEKRKRTRSFWSENQGSEEKGNATSQAIRGEKIWFNRSIYEQADNAYQSLLSSGCGTPPISSSPKERFPRTLVFRAKRNGGQQYQQEENYTHTRSFNSRERQRGLNHQRSSSEPKTAHKAPNSSRKRVYSESERAPQKRDKITMSGLQGLAQENIWFDKSRYDEAERHFYEVKNGVPQTPQVKTALQGNKGHSRPQKTRERKTSQNASKSEDQSELVSRLKSLELDNKNLHKVVDDLRSVLSKLESRMAVLEKSKAPALKTAAVTKAAPAQKPKVEKHNDDDDDDDIDLFGSDEEDEEAERIKAERVKEYSARKAKKPALIAKSSILLDVKPWDDETDMAKLEECVRSIHLDGLLWGASKLVPVGYGIKKLQIGCVVEDDKVGTDILEEEITQFEDYIQSVDIAAFNKI is encoded by the exons ATGGAGAACCAAAGCGGGACTCGAGTAAAAGAACAAACTACTAAACAAGAACAGACCACGATCAGGCCACACTCAAATGACGAGAAGAGAAAACGCACTCGTTCGTTCTGGTCTGAAAATCAGGGTTCTGAAGAAAAAGGTAATGCAACCTCCCAGGCGATTAGAGGGGAGAAGATTTGGTTCAACCGCAGCATATATGAGCAAGCCGACAATGCCTATCAATCCTTGTTGAGCTCCGGGTGTGGAACCCCTCCCATTTCATCCTCCccaaaagagcgatttcctcgcACCCTGGTCTTCAGGGCTAAACGGAATGGTGGTCAGCAATATCAACAGGAGGAGAACTACACACATACTCGTTCCTTTAACTCACGGGAACGCCAGCGGGGTTTGAACCACCAGCGTTCATCGTCTGAACCCAAGACTGCTCATAAGGCCCCCAACAGTAGCCGAAAGAGAGTCTACTCTGAGTCTGAACGCGCCCCTCAGAAAAGGGACAA GATCACAATGAGTGGACTTCAGGGACTCGCCCAGGAGAATATCTGGTTTGACAAGTCCAGATATGACGAGGCAGAGAGACACTTTTATGAGGTCAAGAATGGCGTCCCACAGACACCACAG GTGAAGACTGCTCTGCAGGGCAATAAAGGGCACTCACGCCCTCAAAAAACCCGGGAGAGGAAGACC AGTCAGAATGCCAGTAAGTCTGAGGATCAGAGTGAGCTGGTCTCTCGTTTGAAGAGTCTAGAACTAGACAACAAGAATCTGcacaaag TGGTGGATGATCTAAGAAGCGTGCTGTCCAAACTGGAGTCCAGGATGGCTGTGCTGGAAAAGAGCAAAGCACCGGCTCTAAAGACAGCTGCTGTCACCAAG GCTGCTCCCGCCCAGAAGCCCAAGGTTGAGAAgcacaatgatgatgatgatgatgatgatatcgACCTTTTTGGCAGTGATGAGGAAGACGAGGAGGCAGAGCGCATCAAAGCGGAAAGAGTGAAGGAGTACTCCGCGAGGAAGGCCAAAAAACCAGCACTCATCGCCAAATCCTCAATCCTGCTGGATGTCAAACCT TGGGATGATGAGACCGATATGGCCAAGCTGGAAGAGTGTGTACGCTCCATACATCTGGACGGGCTCCTGTGGGGAGCTTCTAAACTGGTTCCTGTCGGCTATGGCATCAAAAAGCTCCAGATCGGCTGTGTGGTTGAAGATGATAAAGTGGGAACAGACATTCTGGAAGAGGAGATCACCCAGTTTGAGGACTAC ATCCAGAGTGTTGATATTGCTGCTTTCAACAAGATCTGA
- the eef1da gene encoding eukaryotic translation elongation factor 1 delta a (guanine nucleotide exchange protein) isoform X4 — translation MENQSGTRVKEQTTKQEQTTIRPHSNDEKRKRTRSFWSENQGSEEKGNATSQAIRGEKIWFNRSIYEQADNAYQSLLSSGCGTPPISSSPKERFPRTLVFRAKRNGGQQYQQEENYTHTRSFNSRERQRGLNHQRSSSEPKTAHKAPNSSRKRVYSESERAPQKRDKITMSGLQGLAQENIWFDKSRYDEAERHFYEVKNGVPQTPQSQNASKSEDQSELVSRLKSLELDNKNLHKVVDDLRSVLSKLESRMAVLEKSKAPALKTAAVTKAAPAQKPKVEKHNDDDDDDDIDLFGSDEEDEEAERIKAERVKEYSARKAKKPALIAKSSILLDVKPWDDETDMAKLEECVRSIHLDGLLWGASKLVPVGYGIKKLQIGCVVEDDKVGTDILEEEITQFEDYIQSVDIAAFNKI, via the exons ATGGAGAACCAAAGCGGGACTCGAGTAAAAGAACAAACTACTAAACAAGAACAGACCACGATCAGGCCACACTCAAATGACGAGAAGAGAAAACGCACTCGTTCGTTCTGGTCTGAAAATCAGGGTTCTGAAGAAAAAGGTAATGCAACCTCCCAGGCGATTAGAGGGGAGAAGATTTGGTTCAACCGCAGCATATATGAGCAAGCCGACAATGCCTATCAATCCTTGTTGAGCTCCGGGTGTGGAACCCCTCCCATTTCATCCTCCccaaaagagcgatttcctcgcACCCTGGTCTTCAGGGCTAAACGGAATGGTGGTCAGCAATATCAACAGGAGGAGAACTACACACATACTCGTTCCTTTAACTCACGGGAACGCCAGCGGGGTTTGAACCACCAGCGTTCATCGTCTGAACCCAAGACTGCTCATAAGGCCCCCAACAGTAGCCGAAAGAGAGTCTACTCTGAGTCTGAACGCGCCCCTCAGAAAAGGGACAA GATCACAATGAGTGGACTTCAGGGACTCGCCCAGGAGAATATCTGGTTTGACAAGTCCAGATATGACGAGGCAGAGAGACACTTTTATGAGGTCAAGAATGGCGTCCCACAGACACCACAG AGTCAGAATGCCAGTAAGTCTGAGGATCAGAGTGAGCTGGTCTCTCGTTTGAAGAGTCTAGAACTAGACAACAAGAATCTGcacaaag TGGTGGATGATCTAAGAAGCGTGCTGTCCAAACTGGAGTCCAGGATGGCTGTGCTGGAAAAGAGCAAAGCACCGGCTCTAAAGACAGCTGCTGTCACCAAG GCTGCTCCCGCCCAGAAGCCCAAGGTTGAGAAgcacaatgatgatgatgatgatgatgatatcgACCTTTTTGGCAGTGATGAGGAAGACGAGGAGGCAGAGCGCATCAAAGCGGAAAGAGTGAAGGAGTACTCCGCGAGGAAGGCCAAAAAACCAGCACTCATCGCCAAATCCTCAATCCTGCTGGATGTCAAACCT TGGGATGATGAGACCGATATGGCCAAGCTGGAAGAGTGTGTACGCTCCATACATCTGGACGGGCTCCTGTGGGGAGCTTCTAAACTGGTTCCTGTCGGCTATGGCATCAAAAAGCTCCAGATCGGCTGTGTGGTTGAAGATGATAAAGTGGGAACAGACATTCTGGAAGAGGAGATCACCCAGTTTGAGGACTAC ATCCAGAGTGTTGATATTGCTGCTTTCAACAAGATCTGA
- the eef1da gene encoding eukaryotic translation elongation factor 1 delta a (guanine nucleotide exchange protein) isoform X2 translates to MENQSGTRVKEQTTKQEQTTIRPHSNDEKRKRTRSFWSENQGSEEKGNATSQAIRGEKIWFNRSIYEQADNAYQSLLSSGCGTPPISSSPKERFPRTLVFRAKRNGGQQYQQEENYTHTRSFNSRERQRGLNHQRSSSEPKTAHKAPNSSRKRVYSESERAPQKRDKITMSGLQGLAQENIWFDKSRYDEAERHFYEVKNGVPQTPQERDASAILQDIAKARQNIQQSLSGSQNASKSEDQSELVSRLKSLELDNKNLHKVVDDLRSVLSKLESRMAVLEKSKAPALKTAAVTKAAPAQKPKVEKHNDDDDDDDIDLFGSDEEDEEAERIKAERVKEYSARKAKKPALIAKSSILLDVKPWDDETDMAKLEECVRSIHLDGLLWGASKLVPVGYGIKKLQIGCVVEDDKVGTDILEEEITQFEDYIQSVDIAAFNKI, encoded by the exons ATGGAGAACCAAAGCGGGACTCGAGTAAAAGAACAAACTACTAAACAAGAACAGACCACGATCAGGCCACACTCAAATGACGAGAAGAGAAAACGCACTCGTTCGTTCTGGTCTGAAAATCAGGGTTCTGAAGAAAAAGGTAATGCAACCTCCCAGGCGATTAGAGGGGAGAAGATTTGGTTCAACCGCAGCATATATGAGCAAGCCGACAATGCCTATCAATCCTTGTTGAGCTCCGGGTGTGGAACCCCTCCCATTTCATCCTCCccaaaagagcgatttcctcgcACCCTGGTCTTCAGGGCTAAACGGAATGGTGGTCAGCAATATCAACAGGAGGAGAACTACACACATACTCGTTCCTTTAACTCACGGGAACGCCAGCGGGGTTTGAACCACCAGCGTTCATCGTCTGAACCCAAGACTGCTCATAAGGCCCCCAACAGTAGCCGAAAGAGAGTCTACTCTGAGTCTGAACGCGCCCCTCAGAAAAGGGACAA GATCACAATGAGTGGACTTCAGGGACTCGCCCAGGAGAATATCTGGTTTGACAAGTCCAGATATGACGAGGCAGAGAGACACTTTTATGAGGTCAAGAATGGCGTCCCACAGACACCACAG GAGAGAGATGCTAGTGCCATCCTGCAGGACATTGCTAAAGCCAGACAGAATATCCAGCAATCCCTATCCGGA AGTCAGAATGCCAGTAAGTCTGAGGATCAGAGTGAGCTGGTCTCTCGTTTGAAGAGTCTAGAACTAGACAACAAGAATCTGcacaaag TGGTGGATGATCTAAGAAGCGTGCTGTCCAAACTGGAGTCCAGGATGGCTGTGCTGGAAAAGAGCAAAGCACCGGCTCTAAAGACAGCTGCTGTCACCAAG GCTGCTCCCGCCCAGAAGCCCAAGGTTGAGAAgcacaatgatgatgatgatgatgatgatatcgACCTTTTTGGCAGTGATGAGGAAGACGAGGAGGCAGAGCGCATCAAAGCGGAAAGAGTGAAGGAGTACTCCGCGAGGAAGGCCAAAAAACCAGCACTCATCGCCAAATCCTCAATCCTGCTGGATGTCAAACCT TGGGATGATGAGACCGATATGGCCAAGCTGGAAGAGTGTGTACGCTCCATACATCTGGACGGGCTCCTGTGGGGAGCTTCTAAACTGGTTCCTGTCGGCTATGGCATCAAAAAGCTCCAGATCGGCTGTGTGGTTGAAGATGATAAAGTGGGAACAGACATTCTGGAAGAGGAGATCACCCAGTTTGAGGACTAC ATCCAGAGTGTTGATATTGCTGCTTTCAACAAGATCTGA
- the eef1da gene encoding eukaryotic translation elongation factor 1 delta a (guanine nucleotide exchange protein) isoform X5: MSGLQGLAQENIWFDKSRYDEAERHFYEVKNGVPQTPQERDASAILQDIAKARQNIQQSLSGVKTALQGNKGHSRPQKTRERKTSQNASKSEDQSELVSRLKSLELDNKNLHKVVDDLRSVLSKLESRMAVLEKSKAPALKTAAVTKAAPAQKPKVEKHNDDDDDDDIDLFGSDEEDEEAERIKAERVKEYSARKAKKPALIAKSSILLDVKPWDDETDMAKLEECVRSIHLDGLLWGASKLVPVGYGIKKLQIGCVVEDDKVGTDILEEEITQFEDYIQSVDIAAFNKI, from the exons ATGAGTGGACTTCAGGGACTCGCCCAGGAGAATATCTGGTTTGACAAGTCCAGATATGACGAGGCAGAGAGACACTTTTATGAGGTCAAGAATGGCGTCCCACAGACACCACAG GAGAGAGATGCTAGTGCCATCCTGCAGGACATTGCTAAAGCCAGACAGAATATCCAGCAATCCCTATCCGGA GTGAAGACTGCTCTGCAGGGCAATAAAGGGCACTCACGCCCTCAAAAAACCCGGGAGAGGAAGACC AGTCAGAATGCCAGTAAGTCTGAGGATCAGAGTGAGCTGGTCTCTCGTTTGAAGAGTCTAGAACTAGACAACAAGAATCTGcacaaag TGGTGGATGATCTAAGAAGCGTGCTGTCCAAACTGGAGTCCAGGATGGCTGTGCTGGAAAAGAGCAAAGCACCGGCTCTAAAGACAGCTGCTGTCACCAAG GCTGCTCCCGCCCAGAAGCCCAAGGTTGAGAAgcacaatgatgatgatgatgatgatgatatcgACCTTTTTGGCAGTGATGAGGAAGACGAGGAGGCAGAGCGCATCAAAGCGGAAAGAGTGAAGGAGTACTCCGCGAGGAAGGCCAAAAAACCAGCACTCATCGCCAAATCCTCAATCCTGCTGGATGTCAAACCT TGGGATGATGAGACCGATATGGCCAAGCTGGAAGAGTGTGTACGCTCCATACATCTGGACGGGCTCCTGTGGGGAGCTTCTAAACTGGTTCCTGTCGGCTATGGCATCAAAAAGCTCCAGATCGGCTGTGTGGTTGAAGATGATAAAGTGGGAACAGACATTCTGGAAGAGGAGATCACCCAGTTTGAGGACTAC ATCCAGAGTGTTGATATTGCTGCTTTCAACAAGATCTGA
- the eef1da gene encoding eukaryotic translation elongation factor 1 delta a (guanine nucleotide exchange protein) isoform X6 yields the protein MSGLQGLAQENIWFDKSRYDEAERHFYEVKNGVPQTPQVKTALQGNKGHSRPQKTRERKTSQNASKSEDQSELVSRLKSLELDNKNLHKVVDDLRSVLSKLESRMAVLEKSKAPALKTAAVTKAAPAQKPKVEKHNDDDDDDDIDLFGSDEEDEEAERIKAERVKEYSARKAKKPALIAKSSILLDVKPWDDETDMAKLEECVRSIHLDGLLWGASKLVPVGYGIKKLQIGCVVEDDKVGTDILEEEITQFEDYIQSVDIAAFNKI from the exons ATGAGTGGACTTCAGGGACTCGCCCAGGAGAATATCTGGTTTGACAAGTCCAGATATGACGAGGCAGAGAGACACTTTTATGAGGTCAAGAATGGCGTCCCACAGACACCACAG GTGAAGACTGCTCTGCAGGGCAATAAAGGGCACTCACGCCCTCAAAAAACCCGGGAGAGGAAGACC AGTCAGAATGCCAGTAAGTCTGAGGATCAGAGTGAGCTGGTCTCTCGTTTGAAGAGTCTAGAACTAGACAACAAGAATCTGcacaaag TGGTGGATGATCTAAGAAGCGTGCTGTCCAAACTGGAGTCCAGGATGGCTGTGCTGGAAAAGAGCAAAGCACCGGCTCTAAAGACAGCTGCTGTCACCAAG GCTGCTCCCGCCCAGAAGCCCAAGGTTGAGAAgcacaatgatgatgatgatgatgatgatatcgACCTTTTTGGCAGTGATGAGGAAGACGAGGAGGCAGAGCGCATCAAAGCGGAAAGAGTGAAGGAGTACTCCGCGAGGAAGGCCAAAAAACCAGCACTCATCGCCAAATCCTCAATCCTGCTGGATGTCAAACCT TGGGATGATGAGACCGATATGGCCAAGCTGGAAGAGTGTGTACGCTCCATACATCTGGACGGGCTCCTGTGGGGAGCTTCTAAACTGGTTCCTGTCGGCTATGGCATCAAAAAGCTCCAGATCGGCTGTGTGGTTGAAGATGATAAAGTGGGAACAGACATTCTGGAAGAGGAGATCACCCAGTTTGAGGACTAC ATCCAGAGTGTTGATATTGCTGCTTTCAACAAGATCTGA